In the genome of Cervus elaphus chromosome 5, mCerEla1.1, whole genome shotgun sequence, the window aaaaaaatacacaacctgaaagttgagaACTATATTTTATTCTGCGGATTTTCTCAATAGCTTTGAGAGATTGATCCAAAgagaagggaggagccaggatacatAGGAGTTTTTATAAGAAAGACCtggtagttggaacatcaaaaaatactgttaattaaagaaaactagatatCTCAGGTTAATGAATTTAACACTTtttgtgtatgggaagatgcaagagtccaGGTTTATTGTAATCATTCCTTTGCTATGCACCTTATCTATCTAGGGTCAATATACTGCATTTCTCCATGCTGAATCCCCTCTGAATACATAGTCTAGGGTGGCTGTAGTGGCTGATATCTTGAAGGCCACAATATCCTTTGTTGTGACATTCTTTGTCCACACACCTTAATCCATTACTGGGCTGTATCACAGTAATGAGATATCGTTTCTCTGTGGCAAACTTTAAATTAAAGAACTTAAGATCATATGAACGTTATTTCAACCATGAGTCAAAGAAacgaggtgggagaggggttaaGCATTTATGAGATAACAGAAAATTTTGAAGACTGCCTGGTGTATTTGACATTAAGGAATTATTGCTAGTTTTGTAGGTGTGATAATAATATCTTGGTTATGAGTTTTTAATTTCAGAgataaattctgaaatatttatgagTAATACATCATTCCCAGATTTGCTTCAAAACAAGAGTGATGGATACAAGAGTGTTCGTTATACCCTGAcattataataacaataatagtttTTCTGCTTTTCAACCATTCCTGCATTCCTGGCTAAACCCTGCTTGAATGTGACATTGTATTATTACTTTAATACACTGCCATATtcaatttactaatattttactTAGAACTTTTTCAATGTTCATAATTAAGATTGcactttaatctttttttgtACTATCTTTGCAAGATTTTACTAGTCTCATGAGTAATTCaagaagcacagattttttttttctatttggtaaAATGATTTTTCCCGTGAAAGTTTTGGGCTCAAAATCTTTTGGGATAGATATTGGACTTCTGATTCAATTTTAAATGGTAGTGATTAATTTCAGTTTGTAGTTCTTAATTGAGTCAATTCTGGGCATGTGTGATGGGGAGTGTTCTGGATACTCAGGATACCTGCAAGGAACAAATCAGATGTATATTTCTATATGATTTATACTAAAACAACAGTCTTCTGTACACTTCTGGATTAGGTGCATAAAATCTACCTGTTGAAGATCTTTGTCTAAATAAAAATGCGAGTTCACTAATTTTGTCCATTAAACCTGAACTCTATTAGAGTATAATACTGAGATAAAAGTCTTATATTTGAAAGTTATCAACTAACCTTAAAAAAGTAAGATTTGTAAAAATATTAGCATAACATATTATTGCATGATTTGTTGTGATCCTTAAAGTCTCCAAGCATTCCTCATTTGTATTCACACTATGTGTCAGTTGtttcaatatttatattataaaaattattcaggAAGTATTATACCATCTGAAATTTAAAGGCCTCAGTCTCAAAGCTTAGCACATAGCCCATGCCTCTTTGTTAATCCCATTCAAGTTTTAGATAGAATGAATCATCATAAGGAGATATGGACTTTGGGGACAGAGATTAAATTGAAGGTAATCAAATGAACATTTGTTTCAAAGTCACATTTACCTTTAATGGCTCCAGTGAAATTCCTAAGTAGGGTAGCAGCCAAATCATTAGTCCTGTTAATTATATGTGAGGTTGTTTAGGTAAATACCTAGTTACATATACAACAAATAAATTTACTTAAAACAGTTGTGATTagcaggaaaattattttttattttaaaaagtgaactgaAAAAGTAGTAAGGTATGCATGACATTCAAGAAACTGTGCCTTTTTAAACTGATTATCTttgacttcaatttttaaaaataaagcttttttttctaCCCAGAACTGAGTAGTAGTCTACAGGAGAACCCAGTATAAATAACCAAGGCAGCAGTTCTGGAAAGGGGCCAAAGATGACTATATTGCATATCAATACAAATCCcaataaatgttttaaactgATGAGACCTTGCTGGAAGGTACAGGGGAGGGtctacaatttctttttttttttttaacgttgcCTCCCATGGAACCCTGTTTTTACCTTTCTTCTTTTACCTGAACCTGCCTCTTTAGCTACAGGGAGGACACCCAGTGAAATGCATTCCTGACCTGATTGgaccagagaaacaaaaaaagaagtatcCAGATCTCTCAGCCCTGTTGTGCAGGTGGATGTCACATTCAAACGCTGAAGATGACAGCCACTGACCTGTCCTCAATATGGGCTCTGCCTGCACAGGACCCTGCCTgtttctgtatgaaaaatactaaGGGGGAAAAGATAGCGCCAGGATTCCCAGTAACTTGGTTACAGGGACCAATGTCTTTTAAAGATGTGGCTGTGGAGTTCACCCAGGAGGAGTGGATGATGCTGGACTCTGCTCAGAGAAGTATGTACAGAGATGTGATGTTGGAAAACTATATAAATCTCACCTTAGTGGAATATCAATTATGCAAGCCTGTGATCTCACTGTTGGGTCAAGAAGACATAAGAACTATGAAAAGCAGAATTCCCCAAGGCACCTGTCCAGACTGGGAGATTCAATTGAAAACCAAAGAGTCAACTTCTAATCAGAATATTTTGGGTGAAAAATCATCTGGTGGCATGAAAATAATAAGATTCACAATGGATGATTGGTCTTGTACATTAAAAGAAGACTGGGAATGCAGTAGAATCAGAAAACAGCACAAGATCCCAGAGGGAATTTTGAGGCAAGTGACATTTACTCAAAAGAAAACAGCATCTCAGGAGAGATTCTTTGACTATCATGAATTAGAGGAAAACTCTAAACTTAGATCAACACTTGTTTTTTCAAAGAGAGTTTCCACCAGTAAACATTGCCATAAATGTTACTTAAATATTGAGTGTTTGAAGCATAATCCAATCCTaaacaattatgaaaatatcTCTGTAAGTGAGAGAGTCTGTGAAAGTCACAAATATGACAGAACTCGGTGGCATCTTGAAAGAACTCAGATAGCACAGAAAGTGTACACATATTGCAAATGTGATACACACTTCAAACATAATAATATGCTTCCTATATGCAACAATTTTCACATGGTGGAGAATTCCTATGAATGTAATAAAAACAATATCTTTTGTTATCATTCATTCCTTGAACAACAGGAGCAAACTCCTACTGAAGAGAAACATGAATGTAATCAGTGTGGAAAAACTTTCAAAAGGATTTCTAATCTTATTTTGCACAAGAGAAGTCACATGAGTGAGAAACAAtatgaatgtaaagaatgtgggaaagTCTTCAATGATTCCTCAACCCTAAGGAGACATGTAAGAACTCACACTGGTgagaaaccttatgaatgtaatcagtgtggaaaagctttcagtcaaaAAACATCTCTTAAGGTTCATGTGagaactcacactggagagaagccttatgaGTGTAATCATTGTGGAAAATCCTTTGGTACAAGTTCTTACCTTATAGTGCACAAGAGAATACACAGTGGGGAGAAACGCTATGAATGTGATGACTGTGGAAAAGCCTTCAACACAAGCTCTCACCTTAAAGTTCACAAGAAAATACACACTGGAGAGAATCTTTATGATTGCACTGACTGTGGGAAGGTTTTTAGTGGTCTCTCATCTCTTAGAATGCATGTGAGAACTCATACAGGGGAGAAACCCTACGAATGTAAGGAATGCAGGAAAACCTTCAGTGTTTCCTCTTCTCTTAGAAGACATGTGagaactcacactggagagaaaccctatgaatgtattCAGTGTGGAAAAACCTTCAGTCAGAGTTCTTCACTTATTATACAtaagagaattcatactggaagAGAAACCCTGTAACAGTTAAGAATGTGAGGTTGCCTTTTTCATTGTCTTAAGGTGGATTTCAAGGTCATTgtttcagtgttttttctttaCAATAAGTATTTGAGGCTATCAATAGTACTATAAACACACCTTTAGCTATATAACACATTTTGGTCTatgataatttgttttgttttaaatctaaGTGTTGTCTAATATTTACTATGACATTAAATCTTTTTTGATCCATAActgtttaaaattatgtatttttaatgtttgcaATTACCTTATTGATTTTTAAGTTAACTGTATTTAAGTTCAAAGTATCTGAACTATATGATACTACTTTACTAGCATTTTCCTGAGAGTTGCTTTCTGGTCTGGTGTGACAGATATTGCTAGTAgccaaatgaatattcagttcaTCCCTCCCTACTGGCAATCCTGTTTTAGGTTATAATATCAATGTGTCTAATTACAGAACTCTTTTCAGCTGCTTTGCTGCCATGTGGATCCATTCCCCTCATTCCTGATGAATCAAATATAGACAGTATTACTGGGGACAGATCTATCTAgtgttttctctttgccttttgcaCTTTGTCATTCTATCTTCCCTAGTCTTCTCCCTTTGGATTTTGCACTCATAGAGCCGAATGAGCCATCTTGTGACGGAGGATGACAAGCATGGAATAAATAAGGATGATGTCAGAGAGATCCTGGTTTCACAAAGATATCTTCAAACAGTTGTGCCAGCACTACACTGCTTATATTTGGGCatatttttatgagaaaaataagcTTATTGGAATAGAGTCAATACAGTaaccttgtttttaaaaaaggcaaaggtCACAAGGTTTGTAGAGTTAAATATTTTATGCTGACTGTACAAATTTGGATAAGAACATAGAAAAGGGAGGAATGGAAGTGATATGTTGATAGAACTTTTGGGCTTAGTGTAGAGTGGATGGAGCTGAGGTCATTGAAAGCAGGTGtcagagaggcaggaaggaaatCCCAACATTTCAGCATGAGAAAACCAGTGAGTCTTCAAGTAAAGGGGATGTTACCAATTTTAAATGCTGAATGAACCCTCAAGATTTGCTACTTGGTCTTACAGATACTGACCAGAGTAGCTCcaatttattaagaaaatacagaaagaggaACTTatgatggaagaaaaaaagcagtAGTCACAATTTTAGCCTTGCTCACATTATATGAGACATTAGATTAGCAGGCTTATATGTTGTTCTGGACCTGAGGAGATGTCTAGGATGGAGATATAATTTTAGCAACATCAGGAGATAGACTGGGTAATGGGTTTTGTGGAGGTGACTAAAATTGCACAGGGAAAATAGATGGTGTGAAAAGAGAATGTCTACCACTAACCATGGAGACCTATATCTAAAGTAAGTAAAACTAGAGTTTTACTAAACCAGGACAAATTAGTGTTTGAAGAAGGAAGGTAAAATCGGTTGTTTAAATGCTACTATGAGGTTAAATAGATGAAttcttaaacaacaacaacaacatagcaaCATGAAGATTATTGTTGATCTTAGGTGTAACTGAATGGTATGTTGAGGATGGGTGGTAGATTGGGATGAGTTTAATGATAAAGGACAAGGAAGTAAAGAATAAACATGGACAAATTTGGATAGTGAGAAAGATATGGAAGTTGCTGAAAAGAGATTTGGTCAAGGTGTTATAGCCAAACGTTCCAGGAAGCAAACTCAATCAGAAGGACAGCGtggatagtggagtgcagtttatttatttttttaaaactttattaattttggctgtgctggctcttagttgcagcactcaggatcttttaattgtggcatgtgggatcagcatgcaaactcttagttgtggaatgtgggatctagttccctcaccagggattgaacccaggccctctgcattgggagcatgggggCTTAGCCTGGACCATTCCTTCTGGCTCTGGAAAGTCTAGGTATGGGGTCAGGCTGGCCTGGTTTTTATCCACCCAGGAGGCCTGCTCGGCTGTTGGCATTTTATCTCTATGGCTTCCCAGGTATGCATTCCAAAGTTCACTGAGAGTGTAAGATGgagttccttttcttttaaaaatggagtcAGTCCAGTCAGGGCAACCAGCTCCTTTCCTTCttcaaatggaaaatattttttaaataatgaaaaactagGACATGTTTAATTCTTAATGTCATGTATCCAGTATGGAGGGATTAAATGTGCCAGCATAAGATGAGGGACTGTCAGTACCATTAAGTTCTGAGAAGCGGAAAGAGGAATCTGTGAGCACAGATAGAAGGATTGATGTTTTCTACCAGAAGGGATACTTCTACCATTCTCTCAAAAGGAAAGATTTTAATTACCTCTTGATTTACTTATATCTAAGAGCTGTCTTAAGAGTATCTGAGCTGTACAATACAGCTTGTTTGGTTTCTTAAGAACTACTTTCTGGCCCAGTGTGTCAGATGACTGCTAATTGCTAtgtttcctccttctcctttacTAACAGTAGCCCAGTTTTGCTTATAGAACATGTGTCCAGTTACAAAACTCCTTATCCCAGGCAGGCTCCATGGCCAAGATGAGTCATTCCCCCTGTTCTTGGCCAACAGAAAGAATATAGAAATGAGACTATAGATTTCATGCCAAGATAATCTGCTAAGAGTAAAATGAATGGAAGACTGGTCAGAGGCTTTAGAGAAGAAGACTATGTATGTGAAAGCGATCCACCCCCTGCTCCTGCTCCAGTAACCAGTAGGCCTCTCCTGGAGAAGACAGTAAAACAAACAGGAAAGTCTAAGTGAATGATGAGAGTCCTGTTGAATAGAAGATAAcaacaaagaagagagaaagttgTAACTAGCTGGTATGAGCCTCAAAGAGTTTTTTCgcttttggggtttttgttttgttttttacaagaGGTAGCAATTGATTAGAAGCAGCCTATAGATACAGAGTACGTGGGAATAAATAGCCCTTTGGTGTGATTGTTGTTGAGTAGGTtttttccaggcttccctggtggctcagtggtaaagaacctgcctgccaatgccaatgcaggagatataagagatgtgggtttgatccctgggtcaggaagatcccctggaagagggtatggcaacccactccatattcttgcctggagaatatcccatggacagaagagcctggtgggctacagtccatgggtctcaaagagtcagacaccactgaagcaacttagcatgcacacagagttTTTGCCAGGGGGTAGCCAAGTTTGTTAATGCAAAGAATTGAAGGGAATTTGTAGGTAAGTTATTGAGGAATAAAGGAGTTTATTTATCACTCAGGGAAATCTCAGAGGGCACCATGGGAAGTTTCCAGAAGGGCAGGAATTTGGAGTTTATGACTGTGGCATGAGGAATACAGAAGATTGTCATGATGGCTATACAGACAAAACATCAGAGCTGAGGGTAGGCTGTTACTGGGCTGTgaccaatgaaaacaaaatttatagGGGCCTAGATTAAATCCTAGCAGGTTATAAGATGATGGATATCCTAATAGGATTCTCACGTAGCTTGGAAATATCAGGTTGGTTTATTTCCCTCCTTTGGTTCTTGTCTCAACAAAGATTTGGAATGACAGACTAATTATAGCTCAGGCAGGATTTCTCGGCTCCTATCTCATCATAGCAAGGCTTTGAGACAACAGACTAGTTATAGCTCAAGCAGACAAATCTTTTATTTAACAGACAGAGGACAGTACACTTCCTAGATGTGAGAGCAGGCCAGCCCCGAAGAATTGGCCACAGGCCCTCTTGGCTTCCCTTTTTattctccccatctcctcctcttgaTTCTGCCCTGTGCAAAATAGGGCTTATATCCACCACCAGTCAGGAAAGGGAATGCAAATAGGCATACACTCAAGGCCAGTTGATAGTTGCAGGTTACATAACAAGACTCTATTGTGCATGTCTTTCCCACAACTCAGTCTGCTATAATCAGATGTATGTATGTTTAGGATATTTATGAATCTTTAATGGGCTCCTAGCTGCCTAAGGTTACTTGAGGACACAGCTGCATGTGCAGGAGTTGGAGAAGCCCCTGTGGTTAGTTTGTATCCACTGTGTGCCTCGAGCACATGTTGCTGTGGTTTATTTCTGTAGTATATCTGTGAGTTCTTCTTGCCATGCCTGGGGTGGGGTTTAGAAATCAGCTTGCATCCTTTTTGGCTAGGACACCCCTTGTTGCTTGCTCATGCTTAACTTCCTACCTAACCTTTCTAGGTGGTGCACCTGCAGCCATGCTATGGCACCAAATATTCCTTTTGTTCATTAGGTATTTGCAGCCCTCCATGGTATAACAGTTAGCAGGCAGCAGTTAGAAAAGAATCCCAAATGCATGTGGTCCTTGCATGAGGAGATTTTCTTAAATGATGTTTGCAAAGGAGTTGTGGTCTGCTTAAATGGGGGTTGGAATTTATGTACTAGTTTTGGCTCACCAATAACTTGGTACACCAGCAGCTGTGGACTCAGGCCCAGTCTCACCCAGCATATTTCAccttggttttttctttttataaaaattgagTCATAGctttcatatctttttaaaaagcatatcttTCTATATCAGGGCAGGctgtttcattatttcattcatttcattcaaaTAGCTTAGTATTTGTCTATGTGGATATACTATAATgtacatttaatccattttctcttccagatattttgtaataacaacCAATACTGCATGAATAAGAttgttaatatattttgctttcctttcatCTGTACTCCACACTGCTCCCAGGGTGATTAGTGTAAGGTACTAATCTGATTGtattacttttcacttttaaatactACACTGTCTTTCCCTCCTTTTTAATGTTTTACAAGACCTTTTATGCTCAAACTTTTACCTGTTTTTTCAGGCCACATCCCTTGCTACTCCATCTCTTCACTCTCTCTGGACCTTAACCTGGTCTGTTCATCCTTTAGGTATTGTATCCTATATCTGCTCTAacatacttttcacactttcaCAGAATTTCCTATTTAATTATGTATCTTACTAAACTTTAAGCTTTGGTAAGATGGGAACTCTAACTTGTTAATTGTTTTATTCCTAGTACTTGGCCCATAATAGgtactgttttaaatatttgtatcaccccccccccccctcaaaaTTATGTGTCTTTTGTTTACTTAGTGTTTCAGTGGAGGATGAACTTAAAATAAGAATTGGGTTTTAAGTGATTGTATAAGGTAAAAATTGCGTGGAatcaaaatttcttttctcttttctctttaagcACGAGAGTCACAGTCAGCATAGCAAGATATTCCAACAATTGACAGGCAGGCAGAAACTAAGACTGTTAAGAGAACTGTAGCTTAATTATTCATgttccctccccctgcctcctccatccTCAAGTTCATATACTTTGGTCACTGTTCAtagaaaaggagtgaaatgacGCAAACACTGGTGATGGTGCTGTGTTCTTTAGGCTACTGATGGAAGCAAAAATTCATAAAACCTTTCTGGGGGACAGGTAAGCAGTGTATGTGCAGAGTGAGAATATTCCTAGCCTTTAATCTAGCAATTTTTTCTTAGCTTTTATGGAAGAATCCTTCATTTAAAGATGTATAAGTAACAGCAGTCACCTGAGTTTCATACTGTAGTGAAAAACTAAAATTCCTAAATTCCCGGTAACAgctaattgtttttttaaaattttgtatttccataaaatggaatataatgTGGTCATTAAAATGTTCTGTATTTATTGACAACTGGGaatatactgtatttttatttttaagttgttgctattgttcagttgctaagtcatgtccaattctttgcaacgccatggactgcaggacgccaggttcctctgtcctccactctctcccagagtttcctcaaatttaTTACCATTGTGTGagtgatgctatctatccatctcatcctctgctgcccccttcttcttttgctttcagtctttcccagcatcagggggccaaagtactggggcttcagcttcagcaacagtccttccaatgaatattcagggttgatttcctttaggattgactggtttgttctccttgcagtccaagggattctcaagagtcttctccagcactacaaaacagcaattcttcggtgttcagccaaCTCTGAGCAGTTACGGTCTGAGAGTATAACTCTGAGagttatgatccaactctcacatccatacatggctactagaaaaactgtagctttgactatatggcaaagtgatgtctctgctctttaatacactgtctaggtttgccatagctttcctttcaaggagcattcaagcatcttttaatttcatggctgtggtcaccattcTCAGTGATTTcggagctgaagaaaataaaatgtcacggtttccactttttcccattctgtttgccatgaagtgatgggactggatgccatgatcttaagtttttttaatgctgagtttcaagccagctttttcattctcttttcaccCTCATTAATAGGGTGAAAAGTTTTAACTCTCTGTcatgagagtggtatcatctgtgtatatgaggttgttgctatttctaacagtaatcttgattccagcttgtgagtcatccagcctggcatttcacatgatgtcctctgcatttaAGTTGAGTATAACCatgtttttgttaaaatatatattgtgaatatgtgtgtatatatgtgcattgAAAAGAATATATTCCAAAATATTATCAGTGGTTATTTCTGAGTCATAATTTTTTGGTTTTACTTCTTTGTTGTTACAGTTTCTAGGTTACCTAGTAAATGGAGctaagttgtgttttttttaaatagttgtgtATTTTAGTAGTGtagttgtgtattttttaaaatagtaaacaatTCCATCATGAACTACTTAGATAATTTTCAAAAGCATGATTTTAATATCATCAAACTTATAAATAGATTTTCTCAGGCCATTGTTTGTATAGATTCTAGTCATTTAAAAGtatcagataatttttttaaaacatattttaagccaacttttctgtCTACAGTGTTTTAAAGgcacattttgaaaatgttgcTATAGGGCCTGGGCTTTTTAGACTTCATCTAAATTGACCTCTAGGCAAAATTCATAATATAAGGGAAACAAATTAGGTGTTATAATAGGGAAACATATGTCAGATAAGGCAGTCAGGAAAGGCTTCCATGAGAAGGTGACATTCAAGCTGAAAcctgaaggaaaggaaaggagtcaTCCATGGGGAATTGGAGAGGTGGAGGGACAGAATAGCTTTGTAAGTAGAATAGCAAGAACAAAGTCCtcgtttgtttatttaaataaatcttaGGTCAGTGGCTGGAACATGGACAGGCAAGGGGGTAAAGAGAAGAGTATATGAGACTGGGTTGGAATGTAGGCCACATACCAGCTCCAGCATGagtgtatattttatttgaagaGCTATCAGAAGCTCTTTAGAAATCTTTCCTCAGAGGTTgaaattattgctttttaaaaaaattaaactgactATTGTAAAAATCCTGGGAAACTAGGAGTCTACTTTAGCAGTTCATGTGTGAAATCTGAATTACAGAAAATTGTCATTTTCTTAGCATAAAGAGTTCTATTAAGACAGTAATTAACATATTTAACATCAGTAGGAAATTCACAGACTAATAAATGTAATGACATAAACTGCCCTATAATTTAAGAAAGGCATAGCaaacagataaaattaatttttcaccAGTCAGCAAAATTTCACATTGAAtctgaaatttctattttctgatcaatttccatttttatacatAATGTTGTCCTCTGTGATGTTGAGAGTATTGCTGATACAGAatgtaatactttaaaaaaattcatttcttaaaatagttttaaaagtatAACATTTGTTTACCTTTTTGTTTACTACCTTTCCTCTCTCCTACCCTTTAAAGGTAGACTTTTTGCAAGTGTTACCGAAGACTTGCTCTCTTTCTCCCAAGTCATTAACACCCAATCTCTAAGGTCTGCTGCCTTTTTGCTTTGAAATTTCTTTGAAGGATTTAACAAGTTTCCTGTCCTGAGATGTACTGTATAATGTTCAGTAGAAAATTCTGTGAGGTCATTTCTCAGTAGCAAAACTTGACCCAGCCTTAACTCTGTGTGGGTATCTTAAGTCCCCTGAAGCATTGGTCACTGCTTTCTAAGACAATATGGAATTCTGGTAGTAACTTCTTGTTTTAAAGTTGAAGCTTAATAATCTTTTGGGAGACTTATAAAAACTTTTTTACTGAAACATAATAGCTTAATGTGTATAGCTTAATGAATTTTCTCAAATAGAATATACTTATTAACTGGCCCCTAGATCGAGAGAGAGCTGAACAAGTACATTTACCACTTTCCCAATGCAGCTAGAATCTTACACTCCATCCATCCCCTCTTACCATGTGTTAATTATCATGCTTCTCTagtttcatgtatattttaaactACAAACCACTGTGTTAtcaaattcatttatatttattgcaTATTCATCTTGTAAAGcagccatttaaaatatataaaccatTCTTAACTCACAGGCCTTGATTTGGCCCATAGGCCTTAGTTTCCTAATACTTCTGTACTGCAAGTTTCCATCTAGGATCAGTTCAAACTGCCTGAAGAGTtcattgtattatttcttttagtcATAGCTGTGCTACACAGATTCccttttttgtttatctgaaacatCCTTATTTCAACTTTGAAGGATTTTTTGGTTGGTATAGAAATCTAGATTGGTATCAGTATTGGTATCaattcagtaactcagtcgtgtccaactctttgtgaccccgtggactgcagaataccaggcttccctctccattaccaactcctggagcttactcaaactcatgtccatagagtcggtgatgccatccaatcatctcatcctctgtcatccccttctcctcccgccttctatctttcccagcaacagggtcttttccagtgagtcagttcttcatgtcaggtggccaaagtattggagtttcagcttcagcatcagtcctttcaatgaatattcaggactgacttcccttaggattgactgattggatctccttgcagtccaacagcctctgaagagtcttctccaacgtcacagttcaaaagcatcaattcttcagcgctcagctttctttatagtccaactctcacatccatacacgactactggaaaaaccatagctttgactagacagacctttgttggcaaagtaatgtctctgctttttaatatgctgtctaggttggttataactttccttccaaggtgtaagtgtcttttaatttcatggctggcgtcaccatctgcagtgattttggagtccccaaaaataaagtctctcactgttttcactgtttcctcatctatttgctgtgaagtaatgggaccagatgccatgatcttagttttctgaatgttgagttttaagcctactttttcactctcctctttccctttcattaagaggctctttagttcttctttgctttctgccataagggtggtatcatctgtgtatctgaggttactagtatttctcccagcaattttgattccagtttgtgcttcatccagcctggcatttcacaggaggtactttgcatataagttaaataagcagagtgacaatatacagccttgacttactcctttctgttgttcca includes:
- the ZNF891 gene encoding zinc finger protein 891 → MTATDLSSIWALPAQDPACFCMKNTKGEKIAPGFPVTWLQGPMSFKDVAVEFTQEEWMMLDSAQRSMYRDVMLENYINLTLVEYQLCKPVISLLGQEDIRTMKSRIPQGTCPDWEIQLKTKESTSNQNILGEKSSGGMKIIRFTMDDWSCTLKEDWECSRIRKQHKIPEGILRQVTFTQKKTASQERFFDYHELEENSKLRSTLVFSKRVSTSKHCHKCYLNIECLKHNPILNNYENISVSERVCESHKYDRTRWHLERTQIAQKVYTYCKCDTHFKHNNMLPICNNFHMVENSYECNKNNIFCYHSFLEQQEQTPTEEKHECNQCGKTFKRISNLILHKRSHMSEKQYECKECGKVFNDSSTLRRHVRTHTGEKPYECNQCGKAFSQKTSLKVHVRTHTGEKPYECNHCGKSFGTSSYLIVHKRIHSGEKRYECDDCGKAFNTSSHLKVHKKIHTGENLYDCTDCGKVFSGLSSLRMHVRTHTGEKPYECKECRKTFSVSSSLRRHVRTHTGEKPYECIQCGKTFSQSSSLIIHKRIHTGRETL